The following is a genomic window from Desulfofarcimen acetoxidans DSM 771.
GCTAACCCCTTTATGGAGAATTTTATTAACTTTGAGTATCATATCAGAATAAGCCCCGATGATTATCTGATCAAACAGGCTGATATCAGCGCATTGTCTAAAGGGCATGAACAAGTAAAGTTTAATCTTAGATTGAAGTTCAGTGACTATGATAAAGACATTACTATAAACCCGCCGTTATAAAAATAGTTAAGCCCTCACCTATGGTGGGGGTTTAATTGTATCGGTACTGTTAATTTATGTATTTCATTGACACAACACGCTGTTTTTTGATATAATACCCCGGATTTTAATGAATTATTTATTATGGAACCGGAGGGATAAGCATGCATCCTGATCTGGATAAGGTTTTGATAACTGAACAAGAAGTACAAAAAAGGATAAGGGAATTGGGAGAACAGATATCCTGTGATTATGCGGGAAAAGAAATACTGGTGGTTGGTATTTTAAAGGGAGCCGCAGTTTTTTTGGCTGATTTAGTGCGGTATATCAGTATACCTGTCTATTTTGATTTTATGGCTGTATCCAGCTATGGTGCGGGGAGCGCTTCTTCCGGTGTGGTGCGTATTTTAAAAGATTTGGATCGGCCGATAGAAGGACGTCATGTTATAATTGTAGAAGACATTGTTGATACAGGTTTGACTTTGAATTACCTGGTGCAGAGCTTGCAATCCCGTAATCCGGCCAGCCTCAAAGTCTGCACCCTGTTGGATAAGCCTGAACGTCGAGTAGCAAAGGTCAAGGTTGATTATAACGGTTTCGATATACCGGATCAATTTGTGGTTGGCTACGGGCTTGATTACAATGAGCGCTATCGCAATTTTCCCTATATCGGAGTATTGAAGCGCAGTGTTTATACTTAAGTTTCCTTTTGATTATTTAGTTATAAGTGGCGAAGTGAGGTGTGTTGTTTTTGGAAAATGAAATGGTGCTGATTTTGGATTTCGGTGGACAGTATACGCAGTTGATAGCCAGACGTATTCGGGAATGTAAAGTCTATTGTGAGATATTGCCTTTCAGCACGCCTTTGGAAAAAATAACGGCGGGTAAGCCAAAGGGGATTGTATTTTCAGGCGGGCCTTCCAGCGTTTATTCAGACCGGG
Proteins encoded in this region:
- the hpt gene encoding hypoxanthine phosphoribosyltransferase; the protein is MHPDLDKVLITEQEVQKRIRELGEQISCDYAGKEILVVGILKGAAVFLADLVRYISIPVYFDFMAVSSYGAGSASSGVVRILKDLDRPIEGRHVIIVEDIVDTGLTLNYLVQSLQSRNPASLKVCTLLDKPERRVAKVKVDYNGFDIPDQFVVGYGLDYNERYRNFPYIGVLKRSVYT